The genomic window TgtcacccgcccagaggtgagagcagtactccatgtgaggccgaatttgcgccttgtatagtcttagacgatgggacGCCAAGTTTTCCGATactactagctgtggcggctaacggaatgttctcgaatcatggagatacgacaaatggtgtttttttagcagttaacgcgcaaacttacgtctttttggggttgaaatggactaggtttagccgaccccagttcgagacatttctttaacgaagactcgatttcagacacaaatttgttccggttttcttcgacgttttcccgagaaatattagcacggcaaatataatgtataatatagaaAGTAGTAAGGtacagacaaaaaaattaaaagtattaattcactttcaagaaataaaaaaaatctcaaaatatagatcagttttatgcaaagcaacacttaatttatagttttgaaaataatacaagagtaagatattattcgaaattatcataagattttttcttaCGACGTGGCTTTGTTTAagcgaactgtaattgtaaccgatttagtatttacgacCTTTTGCTTTTGCCTACTGGCTTTTGATTTGCTTTTAACACTGACTACgctgattgaacattactttttcgTCATAGTTCAGTTTCGTATAGTCATagtcgttttagatataagataaagtaagagtttctttgaatgatatataaaattgtatttactcAAACccttagtattatacaatacgtcaaatgtcttgaaaatgccactttattattgaaacatacaatgtttctttttattaatgaagaaataaaaatctattcatataaataaaattgtgtgttTCTATAACTTATCACTGACAAtaactacctctttataagttaataattctttttgcGAATTACCacgatccaaatcaaaactaacgatccaatttttatttaagactatAAATGCTGCTACCTAAAAATTAGAATATGTACTGTacctgcaatttatataaaatgtattaaaaaatatcataaaattacgtaaaaccaataaaatatttcgttccTTAGCATTCACTAcccattcactcaataattttacctcactagtgtaactaaaatgtcatgtcaattcaaggtcaaatttgtttatttacattctttcctattcccattggaatagagttatacatacatgtatttttattactaaatatctactaataacaaaaaaaatcttttatgtaaaaattttgtttatataaatttatcttatttctaGGTAATATACTCAGAGAGGCGTATGGTGATAAATTAGGCTCGGAATACATGGATTTGACAGGAAAACGTGAAACAGGTGAGTTAGtattcgtttataaaaatagattaaagcCATTATCATGAATAAGTTTAAGGTCGGTTATGGTTTGTCTGTTTTGTCCGTTACACATTTACGAATACATGAATCTCAAATAGATACACTACAATTtgtataacaatacatttttaagattttttttttaaaaaccagAGAGCGCTActctttttttcaaattgaaataattgttaCCTAATTGATGCCTCTCATTCCTTTGGGCTGTAGTTGTAAGTTTTATCGCTATAAAAGTATACTCAGAGTATTAGGAAAGCAATGGAACCGAACATTTACTCACGGAGGCGGAGAGTACGCCGATACTTAAAAATGTATCGGTGCGCCCACGCGAGTGCCTAGATACGGCACTCGCCTATAGACATGGTCTAAACCGGCACGTACGCGCGGCACAGGCGGGCTGGTGCTGAGCACGCGCTACCGGCGCACGTTCCAGTCGGCGCAGGCGCTGGCGTGGGGCGCCAcgcgggcggcgggcgcggcgcgcgaGGCGCACAGCGTCGCCTTCTGCTTCCGCCACTGCGCCTGCGCCGCGCTGCACAAGCTGGACAAGTACGACCGGTCATTTGACCTACACGTAGCGACACGTAGCGACTCGTAGCGAGCTGTCGGGCGGGGGTTATTcattattggaacgaagttcatTTACGCAGAAATCGTctcgtaaggaaaaagcgttatgacTCCAGGCTACCTTTCCCTTTTCTTTCTGTATTTCTTCATTGtgcggttttatttaatatataataaacttagcttttgttattgtttatattcaCACAGAATTTCTAATAACAATTTGTCAATTCTGTTAATAATTCTCAagagttgttaatttattttattgataaataatatatagcgaaATCAACTTCGTTCCAACATGCCCTACGTAATCCTCTCATTTTTTAACCGCTCTCATAACTCTCGatatgtaaagtaaaaatattttctatgttgGGTACACCATACAACGACTCATACCACTTACGAACGACAGCTACAGCACAGGCGCTTGCTATGACTTGATACATACGACGtcgtacattttgttttttttatacattatacgaACTCCTGGAGTCTTTTGTCCCATTAAATCGAGCAATCAAAACTGAAAGTAATTCTGCAATTCcctttaagaaaattttaccGATACAAAGGggttctaataaatattttgggcATATATTTCATGAAACTAAAGTAAACATAAAGTATGacgaaaaaataatacgatGTTAGGTCTTATGCTGAGAATGCACGAAAGTGTAGACATGGCAGAAGACCAAGAAGGTAGAGAAAGATGAAAAGACAGAAGGAGAGTTACTTTGTATGGCTAGTTTAACTACCATAAGTTACTTGTGACCtcaattgaaaaattatatatatatattttttttatttacagaaaaataagTTTGCAAGCGAAAAGTCGCCTGGAATCTCATCCAGCGGTCAAGGAATTGATCAATAAACTGTCCAAAGTTTTATTCGAATCTCAAGAGTACATAGACGCCGACGTGGTCAGAGACGCGCTCTTAGCGTACATGTGTCACGACGCGCCGTTACCGTGCACggagaaactcagtagattgAAACCGAAGCGGTCACTTGCGAAGGGAAAGAGGAAATTGCGCTCTGAGAGCCTCCCAAACAGACACCTGTTAGATGTCGATATAGATACACTGAATATGGAATTGGATTACATAAACAATCAACTCGATTTCAACAACGAGATCGGGAGAAAAGCAAGAGATATTATCGGGAGGTACGATAAACAAAAGCCCCCCCTGGATTTCGACGCCCAAATGGAGAGAGAGAAGCTACTTTACTATCAACAGAGATACATGGACAATGCAGACTCTTACGATGACGTAGTTATCGTTAAGAAGAATTTAGACGCAGATTTCAATTTTCCAAACGACGCTCGAGAAACTGACTTCGATGAAGATTACAAGGAACCAACGCCTGAAAGCAAGGAGGAGTTTTGCATTAAGAAGGAACACGTCATGTCCGTTTTCGCTTATCTCGAATGGAATTACAAACAAGAAGTTAAGAACATCCATAACAGACGACGAGGCCTCTTGATAGCGTACGGCTTGATACACAATATCGTGCAGAACATGATAAGAATTATATCAGAGAACAAACCCAAGTTCGTACTGTACTCGGGTCACGATAAAACGTTGCAAGCTTTAATATTAGCGCTAGGCCTCAATAGTTACCAGCACTACAACATACAGTACGCATCGAGAATGATATTCGAAGTATACAGGAAGAAGGATCTACGTGACGAGTTCAAGTTCACTAAAAGAAAAGCCGTCGCCCAAGATTTTTACTTTCGCGTCGTCTACAACGGCGATGACGTCACAAATAAACTGAGTCTCTGTAGGAGCCGTCAGAATATTGTGATGAAAGTAAACGATCCCATCGATGACGTCAAAACGTATAATACATATCTGTGTCCAATTGAAAATATCGTTCGTTTTATACACGATGACTTTTTTTCAGGTTTTaatgttagtaattttaaagacGCATGCGCCACGTACGGTAGTTCGAAGCATGTTTGAAGACACCGTAGATTTtgtaacgtttttatttatctacaatTAATCATAtcatctaaaattttatatttaagataatagtGAAATGTAATTCATTTATGGAATTTAGATATTGTTTATCTGAAAACTATagatctaaataaattattttaatctgtaaatCATATCAAAGATCTGTTGGGGTATTCTGTAACAAATaaatcgaaactcaccgcagaacacgggcttgaaatgtcagaatgtgatatataCACACGTATCA from Vanessa tameamea isolate UH-Manoa-2023 chromosome 17, ilVanTame1 primary haplotype, whole genome shotgun sequence includes these protein-coding regions:
- the LOC113400510 gene encoding uncharacterized protein LOC113400510 is translated as MMKFSFQHRAFYCYLGMSVWIFFLITVVYKYMSVGEETVALKVTQNEYVSKTDSKYRKLFLRACNPPDSIVRGSEAAVDTDTWLLQGVLVVTRHGDRGPLTHLRGGDKLPCDMVPVSPMLKSYEEFVLNASASGRAWWVAGPGPFHNFPSLPRATATHCALGQLTPTGVLQMITVGNILREAYGDKLGSEYMDLTGKRETGGLVLSTRYRRTFQSAQALAWGATRAAGAAREAHSVAFCFRHCACAALHKLDKKISLQAKSRLESHPAVKELINKLSKVLFESQEYIDADVVRDALLAYMCHDAPLPCTEKLSRLKPKRSLAKGKRKLRSESLPNRHLLDVDIDTLNMELDYINNQLDFNNEIGRKARDIIGRYDKQKPPLDFDAQMEREKLLYYQQRYMDNADSYDDVVIVKKNLDADFNFPNDARETDFDEDYKEPTPESKEEFCIKKEHVMSVFAYLEWNYKQEVKNIHNRRRGLLIAYGLIHNIVQNMIRIISENKPKFVLYSGHDKTLQALILALGLNSYQHYNIQYASRMIFEVYRKKDLRDEFKFTKRKAVAQDFYFRVVYNGDDVTNKLSLCRSRQNIVMKVNDPIDDVKTYNTYLCPIENIVRFIHDDFFSGFNVSNFKDACATYGSSKHV